In the genome of Streptomyces sp. SAI-127, the window CGGCTCCGACCCGATCCTCATGCTCACCGGAGTCATCCCCGCCACGGAGCAGGTCCTGCGCCGAGCCCACCTCACCCTCGACGACATCGACCTCTTCGAGGTCAACGAGGCGTTCTCCAGCGTGGTCCTGGCCTGGCAGCAGGAGACGGGTGCGGACCTGTCCAAGGTCAATGTCCACGGCGGCGCGATAGCCATGGGCCACCCCCTGGGCGCGAGTGGCACCCGCCTGACGACGACGCTGGTGCACGCGATGCGGGAACGCGGGGCCCGTTACGCCCTGCAGACGATGTGCGAGGCAGGCGGACTGGCCAATGCGATGATCTTGGAAAGGGTGTGACGAGGGCCCTTCAGAGGCGCGCTCGGCCCCACCCCGTCAAGCGCTCAAGGGCGTCGCAGATGATGCCGCTTGCGCCACGCCACGATCGCCCCCGCCAGCCCCGGCAGGGCGATCGCCGCCATGGCGATCAGAAAAGCGGGCGAAGTCGGCGCCGAGGCCCGCGCCCCGGCGACCACGTACGCGGCGGTGTTCGGAATCGATCCGAGCGCCGTCGCGACGAGGAACGGGACGTACCCCATCCGGGAGACCGCGGCGCAGTAGTTCGCCGCCCAGAACGGCACCCCGGGGAACAGCCGGGCCGCCAGCATCGACCGGAACCCGTGCCGACTGAGCTGTCCGTCCGCCGCCTTCAGCCACCGCCCCCGCAGCAGCGGCCGCAGGGCGTCCTGCCCGAGTATGCGGCCCAGGCCGAAGGCGATCCCCGCCCCGAGCACCGTGCCGGCGAGGGCCGACGCGAGCCCGAGCTGCGAACCGAAGAGAGCGCCGGCGGCAAGATTCAGCAGGGGCCGAGGCACGAACGCCACGGTGCACAGCCCGTACGCCACCCCGAACACGACCGCGGCCGCGACCCCGCCGAGCTGGGGTGGCCAGCCGTCGGAGAGCAGTCTCTGTGGCTCGAAGAGCAGGACCGTGGACGCGGCGCCCGCGAGCAGCACGACGAGCAGGGACAACCGGGACCACGGCGACAGCAGCACTCTCGTGCAACGGGAGGTGAGACCCACCGGAGCGGGGACGGGGAGAGCGAGCTCCGTGGCGGTGGCCGGGGGAGTGGCCGTGGCGGTGCCCCCAGAGCGGGTGGTGGCATCGAGCATCCAGTGACGGTAACCGACATGGATGTGTGATCGCCGTATGGGTGCCGCCGGTTGCGCTGACGGGCGGTGACAAAAACCGTTCGACGTGGGACGACGCGTGGGACATGATCTGCGTCATGTTCCGGTACGCCTTCGCTCTCGCAGCATCCGCAGTCGCGGATGCGCCGAAGGCTGCCGTTCCCGTGTTCCTGGCCGCCGCAGACGGCGCCCGAAGCTGACCCTTCCCGGACAGTCCGGCGGACCCCGCAGGGGGAGGGTCGGCGAGTCCTTGGGGTCCCGTTCTTCCACGAACACGAAGAGGCTTCGAGGTACAGCCATGTCCAAGACCGCTTACGTGCGCACCAAGCCGCACCTGAACATCGGCACGATGGGTCACGTCGACCACGGCAAGACCACCCTGACCGCCGCCATCACCAAGGTCCTGTCCGAGCGCGGCAGCGGCACCTTCGTGCCGTTCGACCGCATCGACCGGGCCCCGGAGGAGGCCGCTCGCGGGATCACCATCAACATCGCGCACGTCGAGTACGAGACCGACACCCGGCACTACGCCCACGTGGACATGCCGGGCCACGCCGACTACGTCAAGAACATGGTCACCGGGGCCGCGCAGCTCGACGGGGCGATCCTCGTCGTCTCCGCGCTCGACGGGATCATGCCGCAGACCGCCGAGCACGTGCTGCTCGCGCGGCAGGTGGGCGTCGACCACGTGGTGGTCGCCCTCAACAAGGCGGACGCGGCCGACGAGGAGCTGGTCGAGCTCGTCGAGCTGGAGGTCCGTGAGCTGCTCACCGCGCACGGCTACGGCGGCGACGCGGTGCCCGTCGTACGGGTCTCGGGGCTGAAGGCCCTGGAGGGGGACCCG includes:
- a CDS encoding VTT domain-containing protein, giving the protein MLDATTRSGGTATATPPATATELALPVPAPVGLTSRCTRVLLSPWSRLSLLVVLLAGAASTVLLFEPQRLLSDGWPPQLGGVAAAVVFGVAYGLCTVAFVPRPLLNLAAGALFGSQLGLASALAGTVLGAGIAFGLGRILGQDALRPLLRGRWLKAADGQLSRHGFRSMLAARLFPGVPFWAANYCAAVSRMGYVPFLVATALGSIPNTAAYVVAGARASAPTSPAFLIAMAAIALPGLAGAIVAWRKRHHLRRP